The Kocuria turfanensis genome contains the following window.
CGGGTCAGCAGCACCACGATCCGGTCCGCCTCGCCCAGCTTGTAGGTGCGCAGCACCACGGCGTCGTCCCGGTAGGTGCGCGATGCGAAGGTCGTCCTGGCCACCCGGTCATTCTCCCACGCCCGGCGGACAGCACAGCCGGGCGGCCCGCACGGCGACGGCGGGCCTCCCCCGCAGGGACGGCCCGCCGTGCCGGCGCGGGAGCGGGGCTCAGCCCTGGGCGTCCCGGATCGCGCGGTTCACCGCGGAGACGACCGCCTTGAGGGAGGCCCGGGTGGTGTTCGCGTCGATCCCCACGCCCCACAGGACCCGGTCGCCCACGGCCGCCTCGACGTAGCTGGCGGCCTGCGCGTCGCCGCCGGCCGACATGGCGTGCTCGCTGTAGTCGAGCACGCGCACGTCCACGCCCTCCGCGGCGAAGACGGCGAGCAGGGCCTCGATGGGGCCGTTGCCCTGCCCGGTGCAGTGGTGCTGGGCCCCCTCGACGTCCAGGCCGATCTCGAGGGTGGTCTCCCCGTCCTCCTCGGAGGTCGTGGTGATGTTCGTGATCCGGTAGCGGCCCCAGCGGCCGTCGCCGGACTCGTGGGCGGTGGGCAGGTACTCGTCCTCGAACGCCTTCCACAGCTGGGCCCCGGAGACCTCCCCGCCGCTGGTGTCCGTGTGCTCCTGAACCACCCGGGAGAACTCGATCTGCGCCCGGCGGGGCAGGTCCAGGCCGTGCTCGTTCTTGAGCAGGTAGGCCACGCCGCCCTTGCCGGACTGCGAGTTCACCCGGATCACGGCCTCGTAGGACCGGCCGAGGTCCTTCGGGTCGATCGGCAGGTAGGGCACCGCCCACACGAGCTCGTCCACGGAGCGGTCCTGCTCCTGGGCGTCCCGGGCCATCCGGTCGAAGCCCTTCTTGATGGCGTCCTGGTGGGAGCCGGAGAAGGCCGTGAAGACCAGGTCCCCGCCGTACGGGGAGCGCTCGTGGACGGGCAGCTGGTTGCAGTACTCCACGGTGCGCCGGATGTCGTCGATGTCGGAGAAGTCGATCTGCGGGTCCACGCCCTGGGTCAGCAGGTTCAGGCCCAGGGTCACGAGGTCGACGTTGCCCGTGCGCTCGCCGTTGCCGAACAGGCAGCCCTCGATCCGGTCGGCGCCGGCCAGGTAGCCGAGCTCGGCGGCGGCCACCCCGGTGCCGCGGTCGTTGTGCGGGTGCAGGGAGACCACGGTGGCGTCCCGGTTGTAGAGGTTGCGGCACATCCACTCGATGGAGTCCGCGTAGACGTTGGGGGTGGCCATCTCGACGGTCGCGGGCAGGTTGAGGATCATCTCCCGCTCCCCGCCGATCTCGAACGTCTCCGCCACCGCGTTGGAGATGCGCGCGGCGAACTCCAGCTCCGTGCCGGTGTAGGACTCCGGGGAGTACTCGTACGTCACGGCGGTGTTCTTCAGCTGCTCCTCGTACTTCATGCACAGCCGCGCCCCCGTGAGGGCGATGTCGACGATCCCGTCCATGTCCTGCTCGAACACCACGCGCCGCTGCAGCGTGGAGGTCGCGTTGTAGAGGTGGACGATGGCCTGGTCGGCGCCGTCGATCGCCTCGTAGGTGCGCTCGATCAGGTGCTCGCGGGACTGGGTGAGGACCTGGATGGAGACGTCGTCCGGGATCCGGTCCTCCTCGATGAGCCGGCGCACGAAGTCGAAGTCGGTCTGGGAGGCGGACGGGAAGCCCACCTCGATCTCCTTGTACCCCATCCGCACCAGCAGCTCGAACATCCTGAGCTTGCGGTCGGAGTTCATGGGGTCGATGAGCGCCTGGTTGCCGTCGCGCAGGTCCACGGCGCACCAGCGCGGCGCCTCCGTGATCGCCCGGTCCGGCCAGGTGCGGTCGGACATGTCGAAGGGGAACTGCTGCTGGTACGGCACGTACTTGTGGATCGGCATGCCGGAGGGCTGCTGGCGGTTGCGCATGGGGTGGGCCTGTTCTGCTCGAGAAGTCTGCGGGTGGCCGGGCATCAGGAACTCCGCAACGGGAGGCCGGCCATTCGACGACGGGTCAGGCCCCGTTGCGGCACGTAAGGAGGAGGGTCCCTGTCCGCATGTGTCCAACCTATCACGCGGCGCGCAGCGGACCGGCTCCCGGGCTCACCAGTCCCCCGCCGCCTGCTGGCAGGTGTACTGCTCCGCGGTCTGGCCGTTGAGCTCCCCCGGCAGCGCCGAGCTCACCTCCAGGCGGTCCCCCTCCGGGAAGTCCTGGCCCACCGAGACGAGCACCCCGGCGACGTCGGTGGTCGGCACGATCTGCGACGACGGCACGCCCAGGTGCTCCGCCACGGCGGCGGCGGCCTCGGACCAGCCGGCGCCGAAGAAGACCTGCGTGCCGGGCAGCTCCGCCGGCTGCGCCCCGCTCTCCACCGGGGTGTACCCCTCGTCCTCGAGCACCTCGGCGATGTCGCCGTCGCGGCCCTCGACGCCGGAGGCGTTGGACACCGACAGCGGCACCGAGGCCGGGTCGAACGGCGGGGCCGTCGACGCCTCGGGCGAGGGGCCCGCCGAGGCCGTCGGGGTCTCCGTGGGGGTCGTGAGCGACCGGTCCTCGCGCAGCGCCTCGAAGAGGTCCTCCGCCGCGTCCTCCTCGAGCTGGAGGCGGTTGGGGTCCAGGGCGTAGGGCTCCGTGGGCACGGTCACGAACACCATGTCCGCCAGGTCCACCCCGCGCACGGCCGTGCCGAGGCCGACCATGGTGGGCACGGACCCGAGGTCGTCGTCCACGTGCAGGTTGCGGGTCGCCACGTCGGCGATCTCGTAGAGCTTGGGCAGGTCCATGAGGGTGCCCTCCTCCTTGATCATGCGCGCCAGCGAGGCCAGGAAGGACTGCTGGGAGCGGATCCGGCTGGTGTCCCCGCCGTCCCCGAACGCGGCCCGGCTGCGCAGGAACGCCAGGGCCTGCTCGCCCTCGACCGAGGACACGCCGGCGGGCAGCTCCAGGCCGGACTTCGGGTCGTCGACGGCCTCGTTGACGCACACCTCGACCCCGCCCACCGTGGAGGAGAGCTCCTTGACGGCGTTGAAGTCGGCGAGCATGAAGTGGTCGATCTTCAGGCCCGTCATCCGGTTGACCGTGGCGACCGTGCACCCGGGGCCGCCGTTGGCGATCGCCGAGTTCAGCATCGCGTCCTCCTCGGCCGGGTGCACCTCCCCCGACTCGGGGTCGGTGCACTGCGGGATGTCGGCCACCAGGTCGCGCGGGAGCGAGACGACCGTGACGCCGCTGCGGTCCTCGGCCACGTGCACGAGCATCATGACGTCCGTCAGGCCGGACCCGGAGCTGTCGTCGTCGTCGCCGTACTGGTCGTTGCCCTCGCCCTCACGGGTGTCGGTGCCCATCACCAGGACGTCCAGCGGCCCCTCCTCGACCGTGCCGGAGCCGTCGCCGAGGTCCAGCGGGGACGTGTCCAGGTTGGACTGCAGCCGCCAGGTCGCCGCCAGGCCGGCGCCGAGGACCACGAGCAGCACCAGCACCACCGCGAGGGCCGCCCAGCGTTTCCGGGACCATCGGCGGGCGCGCGGGCGCCCGGGGGCGTCGGGGGGCGTTGAGGACACGGTGATCTTCTCCTGGAACGGCCGCGGCGGGGGCCGGGGTCGGGGGGACGGCGCCCGGCCGGGGCGCCGGGAGCCATGCTAGTCGTGCGCGGCGCGGCCCGTGACGGGCCACGCGGTGGGGGCGCCCGGTGGAGGCGCACGGCGGGGGCCGCGCGCCGGGGCCGGGTCGCCCGGCCTAGAAGCCCAGGCGGGAGAGCTGCTTGGGGTCGCGCTGCCACTCCTTGGCGACCTTCACGTGCAGGTCGAGGTAGACCTTGGTGCCCAGCAGGGCCTCGATGGCGGTGCGGGAGCGGGTGCCGATCTCGCGCAGCCGGGAGCCGCCCTTGCCGATGATGATGGCCTTCTGCGACGACCGCTCCACGTAGACGTTGACCCGCACGTCCAGCAGGGGCCGGTCGGCCGGGCGGCCCTCGCGCGGGACCATCTCCTCGACCACGACCGCCAGGGAGTGCGGCAGCTCGTCGCGCACTCCCTCGAGGGCCGCCTCGCGGACGAGCTCCGCGACCATGGTCAGCTCGGGCTCGTCGGTCAGCTCCCCGTCGGGGTACAGCGCCGGCGACTCGGGCATCCGGGCGACGAGCAGCTGCGCGAGGGCCTCCACCTGGAAGCCGTCCACGGCGGAGACGGGGATGACGTCGGCCCACCCGGGCTCCGGGGCGGGCGCGGCCGGCGCGGGCGCGGCCGGTCCGCGGTGCCGCGGCTTCCGGGCGGCGCGCTCGGCCCGCTCGGCGCGGGCCTGGTGCTCGGCCGCCATGACGGAGCGGCCGAGCTCGGTGACGGCCAGCAGCTGCTCCGTGAGCTCGGCGCGGGAGACGGTGTCGGTCTTCGTCACGATCGCGACGACGGGCTTGTTGCCGGAGGCGGCCAGCTGCTGGGCGATGTAGCGGTCCCCCGGGCCGATCTTCTGGTCGGCGGGGACGCAGAAGCCGATGACGTCGACCTCCGCGAGGGTGTCGGCCACGAGGTCGTTGAGCCGCTCGCCCAGCAGGGTCCGCGGCCGGTGCAGCCCGGGGGTGTCCACCAGGACGAGCTGCCCCTCGGGGCGGTGCACGATGCCGCGGATGGTGTGGCGCGTGGTCTGCGGGCGGTTGGAGGTGATCGCGACCTTCTGCCCGACCAGGGCGTTGGTCAGCGTGGACTTGCCGGCGTTGGGGCGGCCGACGAGCACCGCGAACCCGGCGCGGAACGGCCCGGCGGGCTCGGTGGGCTCGGTCGGCTCGGCGGGTGTGGGCTCGTCGGGGGTGGGCTCAGACATGGTGGTGGGACTCCTCCTCGGACTCCAGTGCGGCGGGGTCCACGGCCGTGGACCCCGGGGGAACCCACTCCGGGTCCCGGTGGACCTCCAGCTGGCCCACCCGGTTGCGCCGGCCCTCCAGGGTGACGGCTTCGAGGACGATGCCCTCGACGGTGGCGCGGGAGCCCACGATGGGCACCCGGCCGATGCTCTTGGCCAGCAGCCCGCCGGCCGTGTCCACCTCGTCGTCCTCGAGGTCGACGCCGAACAGGTCGCCCAGGTCCTCGACCCCGAGGGCGGCCGAGACGCGGTAGCGGCCGTCGCCGAGCTCGGCGACCTCGGGCTTCTCGCGGTCGTACTCGTCGACGATCTCCCCGAGCAGCTCCTCGATGAGGTCCTCCAGGGTCACCAGCCCGGCGGTGCCGCCGTACTCGTCGACGACGACGGCCACGTGGATGGACTCGAGCTGCATCTCGCGCAGCAGCTCGTTGACCTTCTTGGACTCCGGCACGTAGCGGACCTCGCGGGCCAGCTCGGACAGCCCGCCGATCCGCAGGTCGGCGCCCTGCCGGTGCACGCGCTCGGCGAGGTCCTTCTGGTAGAGGATCCCGAGCACGTCGTCGGCGCTCTCCCCGATGACGGGGATCCGGGAGTAGCCCGAGCGGAAGAAGAGGTTCAGGGCGTTGTCCACGGTCTCGTCGTCGTCGATGGTCACCATGTCGGTGCGCGGCACCATGACGGCCCGGACGTTCGTGTCGTCGAGGTCGAAGACCGAGTGCAGCAGC
Protein-coding sequences here:
- the leuA gene encoding 2-isopropylmalate synthase — encoded protein: MRNRQQPSGMPIHKYVPYQQQFPFDMSDRTWPDRAITEAPRWCAVDLRDGNQALIDPMNSDRKLRMFELLVRMGYKEIEVGFPSASQTDFDFVRRLIEEDRIPDDVSIQVLTQSREHLIERTYEAIDGADQAIVHLYNATSTLQRRVVFEQDMDGIVDIALTGARLCMKYEEQLKNTAVTYEYSPESYTGTELEFAARISNAVAETFEIGGEREMILNLPATVEMATPNVYADSIEWMCRNLYNRDATVVSLHPHNDRGTGVAAAELGYLAGADRIEGCLFGNGERTGNVDLVTLGLNLLTQGVDPQIDFSDIDDIRRTVEYCNQLPVHERSPYGGDLVFTAFSGSHQDAIKKGFDRMARDAQEQDRSVDELVWAVPYLPIDPKDLGRSYEAVIRVNSQSGKGGVAYLLKNEHGLDLPRRAQIEFSRVVQEHTDTSGGEVSGAQLWKAFEDEYLPTAHESGDGRWGRYRITNITTTSEEDGETTLEIGLDVEGAQHHCTGQGNGPIEALLAVFAAEGVDVRVLDYSEHAMSAGGDAQAASYVEAAVGDRVLWGVGIDANTTRASLKAVVSAVNRAIRDAQG
- a CDS encoding LCP family protein, coding for MSSTPPDAPGRPRARRWSRKRWAALAVVLVLLVVLGAGLAATWRLQSNLDTSPLDLGDGSGTVEEGPLDVLVMGTDTREGEGNDQYGDDDDSSGSGLTDVMMLVHVAEDRSGVTVVSLPRDLVADIPQCTDPESGEVHPAEEDAMLNSAIANGGPGCTVATVNRMTGLKIDHFMLADFNAVKELSSTVGGVEVCVNEAVDDPKSGLELPAGVSSVEGEQALAFLRSRAAFGDGGDTSRIRSQQSFLASLARMIKEEGTLMDLPKLYEIADVATRNLHVDDDLGSVPTMVGLGTAVRGVDLADMVFVTVPTEPYALDPNRLQLEEDAAEDLFEALREDRSLTTPTETPTASAGPSPEASTAPPFDPASVPLSVSNASGVEGRDGDIAEVLEDEGYTPVESGAQPAELPGTQVFFGAGWSEAAAAVAEHLGVPSSQIVPTTDVAGVLVSVGQDFPEGDRLEVSSALPGELNGQTAEQYTCQQAAGDW
- a CDS encoding GTPase Era, producing the protein MSEPTPDEPTPAEPTEPTEPAGPFRAGFAVLVGRPNAGKSTLTNALVGQKVAITSNRPQTTRHTIRGIVHRPEGQLVLVDTPGLHRPRTLLGERLNDLVADTLAEVDVIGFCVPADQKIGPGDRYIAQQLAASGNKPVVAIVTKTDTVSRAELTEQLLAVTELGRSVMAAEHQARAERAERAARKPRHRGPAAPAPAAPAPEPGWADVIPVSAVDGFQVEALAQLLVARMPESPALYPDGELTDEPELTMVAELVREAALEGVRDELPHSLAVVVEEMVPREGRPADRPLLDVRVNVYVERSSQKAIIIGKGGSRLREIGTRSRTAIEALLGTKVYLDLHVKVAKEWQRDPKQLSRLGF
- a CDS encoding hemolysin family protein, with the translated sequence MTTAVLVLAAVVFLCTAFVLTAAETGLTYLPRADAETIVREDPGSAAAKLLATPTAHLHALRFWTVWFETASAVAVALAMFHGLGDVWLAGLLATVVMAAVGFVLTGVSPRQVGRSNPAGTVRFTSGLVRVLRALLGPVPGLLVRLGSSVARAPGHAAPGFLTEEELLEFVDRSTDQDVIEDNEAELLHSVFDLDDTNVRAVMVPRTDMVTIDDDETVDNALNLFFRSGYSRIPVIGESADDVLGILYQKDLAERVHRQGADLRIGGLSELAREVRYVPESKKVNELLREMQLESIHVAVVVDEYGGTAGLVTLEDLIEELLGEIVDEYDREKPEVAELGDGRYRVSAALGVEDLGDLFGVDLEDDEVDTAGGLLAKSIGRVPIVGSRATVEGIVLEAVTLEGRRNRVGQLEVHRDPEWVPPGSTAVDPAALESEEESHHHV